Proteins from a single region of Bogoriella caseilytica:
- a CDS encoding low molecular weight phosphatase family protein — MSFRSGDRFTLLTVCTGNICRSPAAERLFAAAFTMEQITVASAGTHAMVGSPISPPMAALLDDVGAPTGGFSARLLTEDQIDGADVVLAMTREHRSFVVGMVPAAVKRTFTLREFARLTTRVSSAELDEAAGPDAGAARRLGALVPRAARHRAPVQPELDDVVDPYQRAEQVYEKSFGQILPAVRTIARAALRM, encoded by the coding sequence ATGTCCTTCCGATCAGGTGACCGGTTCACGCTGCTCACCGTGTGCACCGGCAACATCTGCCGCTCCCCCGCGGCCGAACGCCTCTTTGCCGCCGCCTTCACCATGGAGCAGATCACCGTGGCATCTGCTGGCACCCATGCCATGGTCGGCTCGCCTATCAGCCCTCCCATGGCCGCATTGCTCGATGATGTCGGCGCGCCCACCGGCGGATTCTCGGCGCGCTTGCTCACCGAGGACCAGATCGACGGAGCGGACGTGGTGCTCGCGATGACCCGGGAGCACCGCTCTTTCGTGGTCGGGATGGTGCCCGCTGCCGTCAAGCGCACCTTCACGCTGCGCGAGTTCGCGCGGCTCACCACGCGCGTGAGCAGCGCGGAGCTGGATGAGGCCGCCGGCCCGGACGCGGGCGCTGCGCGCCGCCTGGGCGCACTGGTTCCCCGCGCGGCCCGCCATCGTGCCCCGGTTCAACCGGAGCTGGACGATGTGGTCGATCCCTATCAGCGCGCAGAGCAAGTTTATGAGAAGTCCTTCGGTCAGATTCTCCCCGCCGTGCGCACGATCGCACGCGCGGCGCTACGGATGTGA
- a CDS encoding DUF4012 domain-containing protein, which yields MTRHARRHGGNGNPEPSAPHTAAGAGSGNRVRVRRRVRVRRRRGPRIAAMLGLAAGLLVVVVIAIGALLALDARTAYRELGAAEREVSELQREALEHDREDVDRLAASIQQRTSTARDSLNGPHWRLAAYLPWAGENVRAVQNLTATVDDLAHRALGDLVDAVWAVDPANLAPQDGRIDVAPIAEVAPQVVAADAELQRAAVNLAAMEREGLVDQVATATNRLQAQVEEIAELTTTAARAVQLIPPMMGVEGPRHYLVLVQNNAEPRATGGIAGQVILLRADDGDLDLVSIHPTSQFAYLDPPVGELTDEEIGIYSDRLGRYIQNVNRTPDFPRAAELAVAMWEAEENVERRAVAAADAGEESAEVDIDGVLGIDPVALQALLGPAGSVTLPTGQTLDEENTAQILLNQVYLEIGDPDLQNEFFALAADAIVEAVLDGDMDPAPAVDVLDRMAGQGRLMIWSQHAGEQELLAGTILSGELRGENGEHPVIGVYVNELTAAKISYYQHLDVEVDALECRADGSRVLGVEVSVRSDVPENYAELDSYLVGRGNLVPVGHIRSQIVVYAPSGALLTEVETEALPGVGYNLHGDLWLAAAPLTLAPGEETSISYRIEVPASLPGEPQVRVTPGPRDTERAVVHSTCE from the coding sequence ATGACACGCCACGCACGGCGACACGGGGGGAACGGTAACCCCGAGCCCTCGGCCCCGCACACTGCGGCGGGCGCTGGCTCCGGGAACCGCGTGCGAGTGCGTCGGCGTGTGCGGGTACGACGTCGGCGGGGCCCGCGCATCGCCGCCATGCTCGGCCTCGCTGCGGGTCTCCTGGTCGTGGTCGTCATCGCGATCGGTGCACTGCTGGCTCTGGATGCCCGCACGGCGTACCGGGAGCTCGGGGCCGCCGAGCGCGAGGTCAGCGAACTGCAGCGCGAGGCGCTCGAACACGACCGCGAGGATGTCGATCGTCTCGCCGCCAGCATCCAACAGCGCACCAGCACCGCCCGCGACTCCCTCAACGGGCCCCACTGGCGCCTGGCCGCCTACCTCCCGTGGGCGGGAGAGAACGTGCGTGCCGTGCAGAACCTGACCGCCACGGTCGATGATCTCGCCCACCGTGCACTGGGCGATCTGGTCGACGCCGTGTGGGCAGTGGACCCCGCCAACCTCGCCCCGCAAGACGGGCGCATCGACGTCGCGCCCATCGCTGAAGTCGCACCGCAGGTGGTCGCTGCGGATGCCGAGCTCCAAAGAGCCGCCGTGAACCTCGCCGCCATGGAGCGCGAAGGGTTGGTGGATCAGGTGGCGACTGCGACCAACCGCTTGCAGGCGCAGGTCGAGGAGATCGCCGAGCTCACCACCACCGCTGCCCGGGCCGTGCAGCTCATCCCACCGATGATGGGAGTGGAGGGCCCGCGCCACTATCTGGTGCTGGTGCAGAACAACGCGGAGCCGCGCGCCACTGGTGGCATCGCCGGTCAGGTGATCCTGCTGCGTGCCGACGACGGCGATCTCGACCTGGTGAGTATCCACCCCACGAGTCAGTTCGCGTACCTCGACCCCCCGGTCGGAGAGCTCACCGATGAGGAGATCGGCATCTACAGCGACCGCCTGGGCCGCTATATCCAGAACGTCAACCGCACGCCTGACTTCCCGCGCGCTGCCGAGCTTGCGGTCGCGATGTGGGAGGCGGAGGAGAACGTGGAGCGTCGCGCAGTAGCCGCCGCCGACGCAGGCGAAGAGTCCGCCGAAGTGGACATCGACGGCGTGCTCGGCATTGACCCGGTGGCGCTCCAAGCACTTCTCGGCCCGGCCGGCTCGGTCACGCTGCCCACCGGGCAGACCCTCGACGAGGAGAACACTGCCCAGATCCTGCTCAACCAGGTGTACCTCGAGATCGGCGATCCGGATCTGCAGAACGAATTCTTCGCCCTGGCGGCCGATGCCATCGTGGAAGCCGTGCTGGACGGTGACATGGACCCGGCTCCGGCGGTGGACGTGCTCGATCGCATGGCAGGCCAGGGCCGGCTCATGATCTGGTCGCAGCACGCCGGTGAGCAGGAGCTGCTCGCTGGCACCATCCTCTCCGGGGAGCTGCGCGGTGAGAACGGCGAGCACCCAGTGATCGGGGTCTACGTCAACGAACTGACGGCCGCGAAGATCAGTTACTACCAGCACCTCGATGTGGAGGTGGACGCACTCGAATGCCGCGCGGACGGTTCGCGGGTGCTGGGTGTGGAGGTCTCCGTGCGTTCGGACGTTCCAGAGAACTACGCCGAACTGGACTCTTACCTGGTGGGCCGGGGAAACCTGGTGCCAGTCGGTCACATACGCAGCCAGATCGTGGTCTATGCGCCGAGCGGTGCGCTGCTGACCGAGGTGGAGACCGAGGCGCTACCGGGGGTTGGCTACAACCTCCATGGCGACCTGTGGCTGGCCGCCGCACCTCTGACGCTCGCTCCGGGCGAAGAGACCTCGATCAGTTACCGCATCGAGGTGCCCGCGAGCCTGCCGGGAGAGCCGCAGGTACGGGTGACCCCAGGGCCGCGCGACACCGAGCGCGCGGTCGTGCATTCCACCTGTGAATGA
- a CDS encoding polysaccharide biosynthesis tyrosine autokinase, whose product MELREYLAILRKRWIAIALCVVLGLLTAATVSLLLPPQYEASARVYVAAVGGENVGELTQGSSFAERQLASYAEIATAPLVLEPVAERLGTSVAASHINVTTADGTTILEVRATGSDAQASAALANAVADQLVVVVEELSPNPAGQDLVAARVVELAASPRSPVFPNIPLNLAMGFIVGIAVGVAVAVLRTVLDTRVRTERDVAEWSSAPVLGTFRYDDKDPDSPLYMVREPTSERSEAMRRLRTNLQFVDLGESKSIVVTSSVPGEGKSTTSVNLAIALANAGERVILVDCDLRRPDVANYTGLEGWAGLTTALIGKAELDEVIQPWLNGQLDVLTSGQLPPNPSELLGSTAMRKVLEELADSYDVVVIDSPPLLPVADAALLAKFASGALVVVGADRIHKGQLSQTIRNLDTVDARVLGTVLNKASPLKDGTYYSGYTYTYETVGDAQVMEDQGSMAPVRSTVSHSENGALGRGARSAATRDLDSTDSLGAHASSRGFSGGTWPGKRLQESGD is encoded by the coding sequence GTGGAGCTACGTGAGTATCTGGCAATCCTGCGTAAGCGGTGGATCGCGATTGCCCTCTGTGTCGTGCTCGGGCTGCTGACAGCCGCGACCGTCTCACTGCTCCTCCCGCCGCAGTACGAGGCCAGCGCACGCGTCTATGTGGCTGCCGTCGGCGGAGAGAACGTCGGCGAGCTGACCCAGGGCTCCAGCTTCGCTGAGCGACAGCTCGCCTCCTATGCAGAGATCGCCACGGCTCCGCTCGTGCTGGAACCAGTCGCCGAACGCCTCGGCACCAGCGTGGCCGCCTCACACATCAACGTCACCACGGCCGACGGCACCACCATTCTCGAGGTCCGCGCCACCGGCAGCGACGCCCAGGCCTCGGCAGCGCTTGCGAATGCGGTGGCCGACCAGCTCGTTGTCGTGGTGGAGGAACTGAGCCCCAACCCGGCGGGGCAAGACCTCGTCGCTGCTCGGGTGGTCGAACTCGCGGCGTCTCCGCGCTCGCCGGTCTTCCCCAACATTCCGCTCAATCTCGCGATGGGCTTCATCGTGGGGATCGCCGTCGGGGTGGCCGTCGCCGTACTGCGCACGGTTCTCGACACACGCGTCCGCACGGAGCGCGACGTGGCGGAGTGGTCGAGCGCTCCGGTCTTGGGCACCTTCCGATACGACGACAAGGATCCTGATAGCCCGCTCTACATGGTGCGGGAACCCACCAGTGAACGATCCGAGGCCATGCGCCGTCTCCGGACGAACTTGCAGTTCGTGGACCTGGGCGAGTCGAAGTCGATCGTGGTGACCTCCTCGGTCCCGGGTGAGGGAAAGTCGACGACCTCGGTGAACCTGGCGATCGCGCTGGCCAATGCTGGCGAGCGGGTGATTCTGGTCGATTGCGACCTTCGCCGGCCAGATGTCGCCAACTACACCGGGCTGGAGGGGTGGGCCGGGCTCACCACAGCGTTGATCGGGAAGGCCGAACTCGATGAGGTGATCCAACCATGGCTCAATGGCCAGCTGGATGTCCTCACCTCGGGGCAGCTCCCTCCGAACCCCAGCGAACTCCTGGGATCCACGGCGATGCGGAAGGTGCTCGAGGAGCTCGCCGACAGTTACGACGTGGTGGTGATCGACAGCCCTCCGCTCCTGCCCGTTGCGGATGCGGCTCTCCTGGCGAAGTTTGCCAGTGGTGCACTAGTGGTGGTCGGAGCTGACCGGATCCACAAGGGGCAGTTGTCCCAGACGATCCGCAACCTCGACACGGTGGATGCCAGAGTGCTCGGAACCGTGCTCAACAAGGCCTCTCCGCTCAAGGACGGCACGTACTACTCCGGGTACACCTACACCTACGAGACGGTGGGTGACGCGCAGGTGATGGAAGACCAGGGCTCTATGGCGCCAGTGCGTTCTACGGTCTCGCACTCGGAGAACGGCGCGCTGGGCCGCGGAGCGCGATCCGCAGCAACGCGCGACCTCGACTCCACAGACTCGCTGGGGGCGCACGCATCCAGTCGTGGGTTTTCCGGGGGAACGTGGCCGGGCAAGCGCCTACAGGAATCCGGGGACTAG
- a CDS encoding O-antigen ligase family protein, with product MKAQPQVATRLYTPVAALLSVMLTAFLVVVLARESHTLLGALLGAVLLLVAMAVPRHVLPAAAVIIYALLPTKLLPGTAMMEALPLGTILLIVWRVRVWLDAHLSTRRTDWEPDRPRGSWGAAAAACAALFSLWALISAMAHSSTFFGLGWIVSFCAAVFVGLTVRSAPQEAALLRRTWIVVGGLAGSYAVLEFVLGGSPLFGTLYALVGETTSQHWSVYRAEVSFSHPLFAGVFLSVATVLGVLSWMERRESASLVWGLLSAAGVVATLSRGPMLATIAALIAGLVIVGLRRGERRPGQFALLAVIGLAAAVVVSRLEAFATRTGSVEAELSAGARRTGMDVALQAAASSNYLGTGPATSGQTAARFGSVVIENSYLQILISLGLPGLILLLGILAAVLVIALRARRTAAAAAAMSVVIAFAGFNALDAVRSMHLILGLVVFLALHLPADDGDDPAAGASDHHRFGPRQRRPRPSGRLTGDSGPTLRRG from the coding sequence ATGAAGGCGCAACCTCAGGTGGCGACTCGCCTCTACACCCCGGTGGCGGCGCTGCTCTCAGTGATGCTGACCGCGTTCCTGGTCGTCGTGCTCGCCCGTGAGTCGCACACACTTCTGGGAGCCCTGCTGGGAGCGGTGCTCCTTCTCGTGGCCATGGCGGTTCCCCGACACGTTCTGCCGGCCGCGGCCGTGATCATCTACGCGCTCTTGCCCACCAAGCTCCTGCCCGGGACGGCCATGATGGAGGCGCTACCTCTGGGCACGATCTTGCTGATCGTCTGGCGAGTCCGTGTCTGGCTGGATGCTCACCTGTCCACGCGAAGGACGGACTGGGAGCCCGACCGACCGCGCGGGAGCTGGGGAGCTGCGGCGGCGGCCTGCGCAGCGCTCTTCTCCCTCTGGGCGCTGATCTCGGCGATGGCACACTCCAGTACCTTCTTCGGACTGGGTTGGATCGTCAGCTTCTGTGCGGCTGTCTTTGTTGGTCTGACTGTCCGATCAGCACCGCAGGAGGCCGCGCTGCTTCGGAGGACATGGATCGTCGTCGGGGGCCTGGCCGGCTCGTACGCGGTCCTCGAGTTCGTTCTTGGCGGCAGCCCTCTCTTCGGAACGCTGTACGCGCTGGTGGGTGAGACCACCTCGCAGCACTGGTCCGTGTATCGCGCTGAAGTCTCGTTCAGTCACCCACTGTTCGCCGGCGTCTTCCTGTCGGTGGCCACGGTCTTGGGCGTGCTGAGTTGGATGGAACGCCGGGAGAGCGCCTCGCTCGTCTGGGGTCTGCTCTCCGCGGCAGGAGTGGTGGCGACCTTGTCCCGGGGGCCGATGCTGGCCACGATCGCTGCGCTGATCGCGGGCCTGGTGATCGTCGGGCTGCGGCGCGGAGAGCGCAGGCCGGGGCAGTTCGCTCTCCTGGCCGTGATCGGCCTCGCGGCGGCGGTGGTGGTCTCGCGGCTCGAAGCATTCGCAACACGAACGGGCTCTGTCGAGGCCGAGCTCTCTGCCGGTGCCCGGCGAACCGGGATGGACGTCGCCCTCCAGGCCGCGGCATCCTCGAACTACCTCGGCACTGGCCCCGCAACCTCGGGGCAGACGGCGGCGCGCTTCGGAAGCGTGGTGATCGAGAACTCCTACCTCCAGATCCTCATCAGCCTGGGCCTACCCGGACTCATCCTTCTGCTCGGCATACTCGCCGCAGTGCTGGTGATCGCCCTGCGAGCGCGGCGAACGGCGGCGGCAGCAGCAGCGATGTCGGTGGTGATTGCGTTCGCGGGCTTCAACGCCCTGGACGCCGTTCGTTCCATGCACCTGATCTTGGGCCTTGTCGTATTCCTGGCGCTCCATCTTCCGGCCGACGACGGCGATGACCCTGCCGCCGGGGCCTCGGACCATCACCGGTTCGGCCCCCGCCAGCGACGGCCGCGCCCAAGCGGTCGGCTGACCGGCGACAGCGGCCCCACACTCCGAAGAGGTTGA
- a CDS encoding glycosyltransferase: MKILVVVASLHGGGAEYVARTWMESLVARGHEVRAVLTGRAVDAEFLPAQVDVRSLSGIAGQQGKVRALRDELRADGLDVAISLQMHSNLSLLAASRLLRKSQRPPIVVSERNLVTLGLPQASASHRLKVATAKRLYRRADAVVAISHPVAAELVAGFGVSGKRVFVVPNPATAKVDANRREGSQPEAVRHRLDRLEIILPCRLVTQKRPALALATAAELTRRGVPARVVSYGGGPLLESLVAQAATIGVDFEPRGWVERWYEQEPDDATRVVVLPSIREGFGNVLVEAAAAGIPSVAVSGALGVADALVPGLTGHLALTERPADLADAVLAAAQVDVRRADPWLERFSAEASSDLLEKVLARLVETRR, translated from the coding sequence ATGAAAATCCTGGTGGTCGTCGCTTCCCTCCACGGCGGGGGAGCCGAGTATGTGGCACGGACCTGGATGGAGAGCCTTGTCGCGCGTGGTCATGAGGTGCGCGCCGTGCTCACCGGCCGCGCCGTCGACGCCGAGTTCCTGCCCGCTCAGGTTGACGTCCGGAGTCTGTCCGGGATCGCGGGCCAGCAAGGTAAGGTCCGGGCGCTGCGGGATGAGCTGCGGGCGGACGGGCTGGACGTTGCGATCTCGCTCCAGATGCACTCGAACCTGAGCCTGTTGGCGGCGTCGAGGCTGCTGCGCAAAAGCCAGAGGCCCCCGATTGTGGTCAGCGAGCGAAACCTGGTGACCTTGGGGCTGCCGCAGGCGAGCGCCAGCCACCGGTTGAAAGTGGCGACGGCGAAGCGCCTGTACCGCCGAGCCGATGCCGTGGTCGCCATCTCGCATCCGGTCGCGGCGGAGCTCGTAGCGGGCTTCGGTGTTTCCGGGAAGCGCGTCTTCGTGGTGCCGAATCCCGCGACCGCGAAGGTCGACGCCAACCGGCGTGAGGGATCCCAGCCTGAGGCTGTGCGGCACCGGCTGGACCGTCTCGAGATCATCCTGCCGTGCCGGCTCGTCACGCAGAAGCGCCCGGCGCTCGCACTTGCCACGGCGGCTGAGCTGACCAGGCGCGGAGTTCCGGCGCGGGTCGTCTCCTACGGCGGAGGCCCATTGCTCGAGTCCCTGGTGGCGCAAGCAGCCACCATCGGAGTCGACTTCGAGCCGCGAGGATGGGTCGAGCGGTGGTACGAACAGGAGCCGGACGATGCCACGCGGGTCGTGGTGCTGCCCTCGATACGCGAAGGTTTCGGAAACGTGCTGGTGGAAGCAGCGGCAGCGGGAATCCCCTCCGTTGCGGTCTCTGGTGCTCTTGGCGTGGCTGACGCTCTCGTACCCGGTCTGACCGGGCACCTAGCGCTCACCGAGCGGCCCGCGGACCTCGCTGACGCGGTACTGGCCGCCGCGCAGGTCGACGTCCGGCGTGCAGACCCGTGGCTGGAACGGTTCAGCGCAGAAGCCAGTAGTGATCTCCTGGAGAAGGTGCTTGCTCGCTTGGTCGAGACCAGACGATGA